In Deltaproteobacteria bacterium, a single window of DNA contains:
- a CDS encoding sensor domain-containing diguanylate cyclase: MIISNSKNVKDINDINEFIERLRRNEEIAHKFFEIEVSILSITNFKDLFERLLTEIRDKFEIPYVWISLIGENDVVHFIRDLASSEVLRQRLNIIEKETLLKLVADNTKPLIFNEDLSHFYRLFPPHEKYLIKSVAIAPITLNHEIIGSLNLGDPSSTRYCPGMDTTLLERLTVKISSCLSNVAAHEKLRLAASHDHLTGLLNRRVMESILEREFKRALRYESPLSLVLLDLDGFKTINDRYGHDVGDEVLRYVGKHFATLSRETDVVARFAGDEFVIILPSTTLSEAHKKAERLKTFLQKNPLMLDRITIPVTFSYGIAMTQDPGIHDPASLLKWADEMLYEDKRRKEKDGRVIQLER, translated from the coding sequence GTGATTATTTCAAACAGTAAAAACGTTAAAGATATTAATGACATAAATGAATTCATTGAAAGGCTGCGGCGTAACGAGGAGATTGCGCACAAGTTTTTTGAGATCGAAGTCAGCATTCTATCAATCACCAATTTCAAGGACCTGTTTGAAAGGCTGCTCACCGAGATCAGAGATAAATTCGAAATTCCTTATGTCTGGATTTCTTTAATTGGCGAAAACGATGTTGTTCATTTCATCCGGGACCTGGCCTCCTCAGAGGTGCTCAGACAGAGGTTAAATATCATCGAGAAGGAGACGCTTCTCAAACTCGTTGCGGATAATACCAAACCTTTGATTTTCAACGAGGACTTGAGCCACTTTTACCGGCTGTTTCCGCCGCATGAGAAATACCTGATCAAATCGGTTGCGATTGCGCCCATTACACTAAACCACGAGATTATCGGGAGCTTGAATCTCGGCGATCCTTCCAGCACGCGTTACTGTCCGGGCATGGACACGACCCTGCTGGAGCGATTGACCGTTAAGATTTCGTCGTGCCTGTCGAATGTTGCGGCCCACGAAAAGCTCAGGCTGGCGGCTTCCCACGATCATCTCACCGGTCTGCTTAATCGCCGGGTCATGGAGTCTATTTTAGAGCGGGAGTTCAAGCGCGCTCTTCGCTACGAAAGCCCTTTATCGCTGGTTCTTCTCGATCTGGACGGTTTTAAAACTATCAACGACAGATACGGCCATGATGTCGGGGACGAGGTGTTGAGATACGTAGGGAAGCATTTCGCGACGTTGAGCCGCGAAACCGACGTTGTGGCGAGGTTTGCCGGAGACGAATTTGTAATCATCCTCCCGTCCACGACACTCAGCGAGGCTCACAAAAAAGCCGAGCGCCTCAAGACCTTTTTGCAGAAAAACCCCTTGATGCTGGATAGAATCACCATCCCGGTCACTTTCAGTTACGGGATCGCCATGACGCAGGACCCTGGGATACACGACCCAGCCTCCCTGCTCAAGTGGGCGGATGAGATGCTGTATGAGGACAAGAGGCGAAAGGAGAAGGATGGCCGTGTGATTCAGCTGGAGCGGTGA